CGTCAACCAGTTCTATCCGAACTTCTGGTGGATCCCCGCGGGGGTCCTCGCCGCCGCCCTGGCCATCAAACTGCCGAGCATCATCCGGCTCTGGAAGGACCCGATGCTGCGCGCGGTCGGCGGGCTGCTGGTGCTCGCCTGCGCGGTGTTCGTCTTCGTGGCGCCGTCGACGATCGCCCGGGTCAACCGGCTCACCGGGGTGGCGAACTTCTCCGGCCCCTGGGTCTACTCGCTGCTCACCGCGTTCTGCGCCTTCTGCCTGCTGCTGATCATCTCCTGGCGCAACGGCCTGTCCGACCGTTCGGACCGCACCCGGCGCGCGATGCGGGGGGTCGTGGCGGTCTATTCGAGTGTGATCGTCGCGATGTGGGTGCTGTTCGCTCTCGCGGACGTACCGGTGGAGCGGCTGCGGGATCTCGACACGTACTACGCGAACACCCCGTACATGCGCGAAGTGATCGTGCTCTACCTGCTCGCGCACACCGTGGCCGCGCTGGTCACCAACGGGCTGATCTGGAACTGGGTCCGCACGGACGGGCTCGACTCGCTGCTGCGCTGGGGGCTGAAGTTCCTCGGCGTGGGCTACGCGGCGCAGTTGTTCTTCGACGCCGCCAAGATCAGTGCCGTGGTGGCCCGTTGGTCCGGGCGGAACCTGGACT
This is a stretch of genomic DNA from Streptomyces hawaiiensis. It encodes these proteins:
- a CDS encoding DUF6545 domain-containing protein; its protein translation is MTTVALTPAEFVNQFYPNFWWIPAGVLAAALAIKLPSIIRLWKDPMLRAVGGLLVLACAVFVFVAPSTIARVNRLTGVANFSGPWVYSLLTAFCAFCLLLIISWRNGLSDRSDRTRRAMRGVVAVYSSVIVAMWVLFALADVPVERLRDLDTYYANTPYMREVIVLYLLAHTVAALVTNGLIWNWVRTDGLDSLLRWGLKFLGVGYAAQLFFDAAKISAVVARWSGRNLDWLSTAVAPPLACLSAVLIAVGFILPHAGQYLHGRWHVRLALHELRPLYLLMKTVNGTGVPFLLRATPELRLVRRETFIRDVLLPLARHIDEDRRERFHEAALTLGHPPDLAKALAATAAILDAADARNRTREDDGTGAPDTTDLLREIGAVSRALRRTEDLRAIRALARDHTDGRSLPA